The Nitrospiraceae bacterium genome has a window encoding:
- a CDS encoding RNA polymerase sigma factor, with translation MAHLLVVAALPQSGIMGDSSLRLHALTGLGRCQTMPHDKPTIRTADSDDRNLVRLVLGGDSERYADLIARHQASVVRIVARRIPSDRVEEVAHDVFVRAFLGLAQYSGSIPLDHWLAGIAVRTCYDYWRAHKRDALPVSALTEDHQRWIEQVLVTESKAAFEEQVRRREASEVLHWAMDQLSPENRAVLQLVYLEGRTVREAATLLGWSLINVKVRAHRARKALHTILTTGTRGLR, from the coding sequence ATGGCGCATCTGCTTGTGGTCGCGGCACTACCCCAGAGTGGTATCATGGGCGACAGTTCGCTCCGACTGCATGCCCTGACCGGCCTGGGACGCTGCCAGACGATGCCCCATGACAAGCCAACGATTCGGACCGCCGATTCGGACGATAGGAATCTCGTTCGATTAGTCCTCGGCGGCGACAGCGAGCGCTACGCAGATCTCATTGCGCGGCATCAGGCTTCCGTGGTTCGCATCGTCGCCCGCCGCATTCCGTCGGACCGGGTCGAGGAGGTCGCGCACGACGTGTTCGTGAGGGCCTTTTTGGGCTTGGCGCAATATTCCGGGTCCATCCCGTTGGACCACTGGCTGGCCGGGATTGCCGTTCGCACCTGCTATGACTATTGGCGTGCGCACAAACGGGACGCGCTGCCGGTCAGCGCGCTCACGGAGGATCACCAGCGGTGGATCGAACAGGTGCTCGTTACGGAATCCAAGGCAGCCTTCGAGGAGCAGGTTCGGAGGAGAGAGGCGTCGGAGGTGCTGCACTGGGCCATGGACCAGTTGTCTCCGGAGAACCGCGCGGTGCTGCAGTTGGTCTATCTCGAAGGCCGCACGGTGCGCGAGGCCGCCACACTCTTGGGTTGGAGCCTCATCAACGTAAAAGTCAGGGCCCATCGGGCCCGCAAGGCATTACACACGATCTTGACCACCGGAACACGAGGACTGCGATGA